From one Magnolia sinica isolate HGM2019 chromosome 18, MsV1, whole genome shotgun sequence genomic stretch:
- the LOC131233928 gene encoding uncharacterized protein LOC131233928, translated as MASGDIKGFYRQRKSGKASASKKSSRSKAAKAGVSLGSDPVQSPALVSHSFDLQGDYDKHEEVLRQFDMNMAYGPCLGLSRMERWERANNLGLNPPKDVESLLKGGNVAVVCLWDGRI; from the exons atggcttcTGGAGATATCAAGGGTTTCTACAGGCAGAGGAAGAGCGGGAAAGCATCAGCGAGCAAGAAATCATCAAGATCGAAGGCCGCCAAAGCAGGCGTGAGCTTGGGTTCGGACCCAGTTCAGTCACCGGCCCTCGTCTCTCACTCCTTCGATCTTCAAG GTGATTATGACAAGCACGAGGAGGTATTGCGACAGTTTGACATGAACATGGcttatgggccatgccttggactTAGTAGAATGGAACGATGGGAGCGTGCTAACAATCTTGGCTTGAACCCCCCAAAAGATGTGGAAAGTCTGTTGAAAGGAGGTAACGTGGCGGTGGTGTGCCTGTGGGATGGCCGCAtttag